Below is a genomic region from Rhododendron vialii isolate Sample 1 chromosome 5a, ASM3025357v1.
GAGACACTGTGAGCAGACATGTGCACAAAATATTGGCATGCATGAGGAGAGGTTTCACTGCTGATAAGTTAAAGCCAACGAGAAACCAACATCAGACTCATGAGTACTTGGAGAGACGCGACTTCTATAAACCATTCAAGGTGAGTTTATCTTTCGTGTTCAATTGTGTTTGGGTAATGTTATGATACCTTGTCATGATACAGAGAATTCGTGAATCGGTTTACACTTTCATTTATTGCTGCAGGGAAATTGTATTGGGGCCATAGATGGGACCCATGTTATGATAAGATGCAAGAAGAAAGAAGACGAGAAGAGGTTCTTTTCACGGAAGGGTTATGCCACCCAAAATATAATGGCTGTCTGCGATTTCGACCTTACTTTCGTGTTTGCATCAGCTGGATGGGAAGGGATCTATCATGATTATAGCATCTTCAAGCGATGTGTCTTGAATCCAAGATATCGTTTCCCCAAACCAGAAGCAAGTAATAATCTAGCTCCATTTACGCCGCATCGGAGTttggaaggaaatttttttttatatattacattgttcaattttcttaaaaagttgGTGTACGACTTGCACAGGAAAATACTACCTAGTCGATGCTGGTTATCCCAACAGGTCGGGCTACCTTGCTCCCTACAAAGGGTTTAGGTACCACCAAGCTGAATTTAGACGGGGTCAGCGACAACCTCGCGATGATAGAGAGCACTTCAATAGGGCACACTCATCACTGAGGAGTATCATTGAAAGGATGTTTGGCGTTTGGAAAAATAGGTTTGGTTTCCTAGCCCTCATGCCGTGGTATGGAATGTCAACACAAGTGGACCTTGTGTTAGCGTCGATGGCAATTCATAATTACATCCGTAGGGATAGAGAACCTGATAACTTCTTCGCTCCTGTAAGCTCGGCCTATGAGTATGCGTTCGAGGACTTACCAGATGAGGACCCGGAGTTGGAAGATAGATTGGACGAAAGGGACGACATTGTTGACGAAGAAAATGTGCCAGAAATGAATGACGTGAGGAATGATATTAGGAAAGCACTTCGTAGACTACGAAGACGTGGTAATGTAGCTAGATAACCAAAATTGACAACAGTGACGAGGAAACAAATGTGAGTGGCAATGAACTTCTAGTTGGCCTTCAGTTTAAATCTCTTGAAACGTTAATGTGTGTTTGGAAATTGGTATGGTGTATGCGCCAAGTGCGGAGTGGGGTCGgtgggtttcttttcttttcttttttcaacggGTTCGTGGGTTTCCTTTTGTTTCGAAAATGGAAACATTCATTTTGTTTCCCTTCGATTGTATTGCAGTTGTTGTGTAAGGCCATTATAATCTTGTTGGTATGTGAAGGGGAGTCAAAACAATAAAGAAGCCTGTAGCATCGTTTCCcattttctcttatttctacaatttttactttaaaataatgttgtcgatatcttttttgttgtttatgtttttaCATTATTTATTACTTGTTCTGATTTCCAAAAATTCGTTAAGAAAtgaagtgtttcaattttcaatctgtatACACTGGGGCAAAGAAATactttttctgatcattttatcttaaattgtgATTCATAATTGAAGTTTGTAAGGTCTTTCAATGAGTACCGTAATTGAAACCTAAAACTAAAAAAGGagccttagggtgctcgttgaaaggccttagagccacaaattcattatgaccattaaagataaaatgataaacaaaacaaaatctatCCACCGATTTAactggattgaaaatcggaacagtaaaataatattaaattaataaaatagaaaaatgaaatacAGACATccaagtaaaaaataaatagaaataaGTTAAACTGTTGAAAGAGGTGTATTTCTGGGGCCGGGGGTATTTTCGGGAAGAAGGGGTGGGGTCGGGGGGTGGGGTTGTGTGTTAGGAGGGGTAAGCAAATGGCTTTTTGTagaataagccaataagcctgGCTCAATTT
It encodes:
- the LOC131327605 gene encoding uncharacterized protein LOC131327605, which produces MPKDTFAKIVVELQQTYGWSSSRMKQDGVDCFESFAMFMHLLRGHSNRRTQERFQHSGDTVSRHVHKILACMRRGFTADKLKPTRNQHQTHEYLERRDFYKPFKGNCIGAIDGTHVMIRCKKKEDEKRFFSRKGYATQNIMAVCDFDLTFVFASAGWEGIYHDYSIFKRCVLNPRYRFPKPEARKYYLVDAGYPNRSGYLAPYKGFRYHQAEFRRGQRQPRDDREHFNRAHSSLRSIIERMFGVWKNRFGFLALMPWYGMSTQVDLVLASMAIHNYIRRDREPDNFFAPVSSAYEYAFEDLPDEDPELEDRLDERDDIVDEENVPEMNDVRNDIRKALRRLRRRGNVAR